The DNA sequence GTTGTCGTTCGCGCAGTCCACCGCACGCTGGCTGAGGTCTGTTCCCAGCACCTTTTTCACGCCACGGTTGACCAGTACTGCGGCCAGTACGCCGGTGCCGGTGCCAATATCGAACGCTAAATCCCGATTGTTCAGCGGTGCCTGGGCGACAAGATCAACATACTCGTGGCGGGTGGGCAAAAAAGTACCGTAGTGAGGGTGAATCTTCGCGTTCAAAGCGGGAACGTCCACGCCGTTCAAGAACCACTGATAGGCGCCCTGCACCCCGATCAGCTCTTGCAGACTCACCACGGCACCCACGTCACCGGAGCTGCGGCGCTGCTCGTATCCGAACTCAACCGCCGGATCAACGTGCGGGGCCCGAGGCAAAGGCAGCACTGCACTCCCACTCTGTGCGTCAAAGGTGAGCGGCACCAGAATCAATGACATCATCCGCGAACGTTGGGCTCTGGCCTGGCGGATGCGGTAAAACTCCTCTGCATCGGTCACGGCAGGCTGAGCTGCTGACCGTCCCCGGCCCTTTGCCAGACGTCGATCTATTGCACTCAAAATCTGTTTTGCGTTATGGAAGTCGCCCAGCCATAGCATTGCTATGCCCTGAGCTGCATACTTCATCGCCTGAGCTGTGCTGAGCCGGTCATCGACCGCGACAAGCTTCTTGGGCGCTGCCCGGTCATTTGCCGACCACCACCTGGCTGAACCTGCCACCCCGTTGTGTTCCCAGGTCAGCAAGTCTTCCGTGGCAAACTGGTCCGGAGTAATGGGAATCAACCTCGTTCTATAACGGTGCTTCAGCAAGCGTGCAGCTGCTGGCACCTGCAGGTACATCCACCCGCTTGTCGTATCCGCAACGAGGGGCAGCATGAATGCGCCAAAGATAAATTTAGTTGCATCATCATAGCAGGATGCGGCTCCTCAAACACCGCTGCTGCCACAGCAGTCTTTCCGCTCCCATGATGATGTCCTTGATTGACAGCTCCGCAATCGGTATCCGATAACGCCCACTTTAAGCCCGGCCCCGCTCCATCCCGGCCCCCTCCTGGTAGCGCTGGCAGATTGGGGAGCCAAAATCAACCACACTACCGCGGCTGGCAAGCCAGGGTTCACGCAATCAGATAACCATGATGCACTGAATTTCACCATGGAGGAGGAGACACCTCGCCACGGGCGGGGAGTTGGCCTCTGTCTCGCTGGAATAAGATCGCAATCTCCCACACATGAGATGGAAGATCGTTGCGAGGTTCTACTGTGCCCGGGCCCTTGCGCCACCCTCCGGTGGTGGTGTTATCGCCATCATTTACAACCGCCGCATGAAGCTGCGAGTCATGCCCACTGCACACAGACGACACCGCACTGGAGGGCCGTATCGGTCAGCGGCACAAGTCTCCCGGTGCTGCTGGACCGCGGCCATCAGTAGACCGTGCAACCCTCGACGAACAATCAAGCAGTCACTGGGGCGAGCCAGGTCAACCTCGGAATGTGCCCCAACGTCTTCTGGCTCTGACAAATCGGGCGATATTCGGTGTGATGAGGCAACACGGATAAGCTTCCTACTCTTTTCTAGGCGCGTCTCCACCAAAGGTTGAGACTTTTGATTCAGAATGGGCAGCATGAGTCTGTTCAACCGCAAAGCTGACCTGCCTGGACTGGTCGGGGCGACACGCCTCTGCACCCCAGAGGGCAAGGGGATCAAGCGTCTGTCCCAGGGGGATCTCGCCATCATTGATGCGCCTGATCTGGATCGGGCCTTCGCCCAACGCCTCCTCGCAGCCCGCCCAGCTGCGGTTCTCAACGTGTCCAGGTTCACCACCGGGTCCGTTCCCAATTTCGGACCCCAGCTGCTTCTCGACGGCGGTATCCACCTCATCGAGGGGTTTGACTCCGATATCCTGACCACCCTCAAAGAGGGAAAGAAGGGTCGTCTCACCGATGACGGCAAGCTTTACTACGGTGAGCGCCTGGTCGCCTCCGGTGCGCCCGTGACAGAGACCGCCGCGGTCGAGGCCTTTGTTGATGCACAGCAGTCCCTGGTGGACCACATGGAAGCCTATTTCGGCAACACCATCCAGTTCATCCACTCCGAGGCTCCACTGCTCATCGACGGCATCGGCATCCCCAACTCCGGTGCCAATCTCGAGGGCCGCAAGGTACTCATCGCCAGCCCCGGAAACAACCACCGCACCAAGCTGAAGGAATTGCGCAACTTCATCCGCGAATATGACCCGGTGCTCATCGGTGTCGATGGTGCCGCGGACACCCTGGTGGAACTGGGCTACAAACCCGCACTGATCGTGGGCAACCCGACGGGTATCGGCGCAGATGCCCTGCGCAGCGGCGCGCACGTCATCCTGCCTGCTGAACCCGATGGGCATGCCGAAGGCCTCGAACGCATCCAGGACCTGGGTATCGGGGCGATGACTTTCCCCGCAGCGGTGAGTTCCGCCACGGATCTCGCGCTGCTGCTCGCTGACTACCACAACGCCGAGATGATCGTGAACGTCGGTGCGCCGCTCGATCTGGATGCGGTGTTCGCCGGCGTGGAGACCGCCACGCCGGCGTCATTGCTCGCCCGTTCCAAGGCCGGAACGAAGCTTGTCGACGCCGACATCATCGCCAATCTGTACACCGTGCGAACCTCCGGAAGCCTGGCCTGGCTCTGGGCACTGCTGGGCATCCTCGTGGCTCTCGCGGTGATCATCGTCATCGCCGGCACGTCGGGGGATGGTTCCTTCACCGACAACCTCATCGATACCTGGAACAGCTTCGCGCTGATGGTCCAGGGACTGTTCAACTAGGAAAGGTGAAGGAATATCATGGCTAAAACGCGTGGTAGGGGCGCCCTGGCAGTCGCCGGCATCGCCATCGGTGTTGCACTGGGCACCGCTTTCGGCACCTATATCCTGGCGCCGAACCTCCCGGAGAATTCGGATCCCAACGCACCCGGGTCGGCAGATTTCGCGGCCGCGGAACAGCGTGCCGATGTCAACGAGGTACAGGCCGCCCAGGCGGACAGCGTCATCGGGCACATCGTGGAGGACCTGGTTGCCGGTCAGCTGCAGGACCGCCCCGTGCTCCTCATGCACACCACGGATGCGGAACAGTCCGATATTGATGATGTCGCGTGGCTGCTCCAGCGGGCAGGAGCGCTCAACGCAGGCAGAATCCAACTGGAGGAGCAGTTCTTCTCACAGGATAGCGCCGATCAGCTGAAATCCATCGTGGCCAACACCCTCCCTGCGGGTGCGCAGTTATCCGAGACCCAGCTGGATCCCGGCACCCACGCCGGTGAGGCCCTCGGCTCCGGACTGTTGCTCAACCCGGAAAGCGGCGAACCGCAGGCCTCCACCGCGGAGCGCGCTCTCCTGCTCAACGCTCTGCGCGACACCGGTTTCATCACCTACGAGGACGGCACCATCCTGCCGGGCCAGGTCGTGGTGCTGATCACCGGTGACAGCGAAGGATCAGGAGATGAGTCCTTCGCGGCGGAAACCCAGGCACTGTTCGCCCGGGCCTTGGACTCCAGGGGCACCGGGATGGTGGTGGCCGGTCGCATCCATACCGCTACGGATACCGGTGTGATCGGTCGCCTCCGCGCGAATCCGGATGCGGTGGAGAACGTCTCCACCGTGGATTCCGTGGATCGCACCTGGGGCAAGATGGCCACCGTGCTCTCTGCGAGGGATGAGTTGGCGGATCGCTCCGGTGCCTATGGCTCAGCCGCGTCTGCTGAAGCAGCCTCACCCAAACTCGATGGGGTGACTCCTCCCCGGGAGGCAGAGGTGCCAGTGGAATAGGGGAGAGCGCACCTGCTCTGTCACCGCCACCCACTTCGACTGTGGGTGGCGGTGTTTTCATCATGTAAAAATCTGTCGATCTATAGGCAGAAACCCTCAGAAATGCCTCCTGAGCTGCATGAATATGGCGGAATAAAACCTGTGTTATGCTAAAAATCCGTAGGTGTGAGAAGCCGGACACCGCGACATCATCTGCGCGCGTGCGTCGGCTCTGTGAACCCTTCACTCCGTTCAAGTCCACCAATCGGAAGGTCTCAAGACCATGTCCATCACGCGCACTCCACAGTCACGCACCGCCAAGCATGTGTTCGTCACGGGAGGGGTTGTCTCCTCGCTGGGTAAGGGGTTGACGGCAGCAAGCCTGGGTCAGTTGCTCATCGCCCGCGGACTCAATGTGACCATGCAGAAGCTGGATCCCTATCTCAATGTGGATCCCGGCACCATGAACCCCTTTGAGCATGGGGAGGTCTTTGTCACCGAGGATGGCGCGGAGACCGATCTGGATCTGGGCCACTATGAACGATTCCTCGACCGTTCTCTCACCGCCACGGCGAATGTGACCACCGGCAGGGTCTATTCCACGGTGATCGCCAAGGAGCGCAGGGGAGAATACCTCGGTCGGACCGTGCAGGTTATTCCACACATCACCGATGAGATCAAAGCACGCATCCTGGCCATGGGGGAGCCGGATGAGAGCGGGGCGGTGCCCGATGTGGTCATCTCGGAGATCGGTGGCACCGTCGGTGATATCGAGTCCCAACCCTTCCTGGAGGCCGCCCGCCAGGTTCGTCATGAGATCGGCCGGGACAACTGCCTTTTCATCCACTGCTCACTCGTGCCGTACCTGGCCACCTCGGGGGAGTTGAAAACCAAACCCACCCAGCATTCGGTGGCGCAGTTGCGTTCCGTGGGCATTCTTCCCGATGCCCTGGTCCTCCGCAGTGATCGGGAGGTTCCGGAGCCACTCAAAAACAAGATCGCCTTGATGTGCGATGTGGACCTCGACGGCGTGGTGTCCTGTCCTGATGCCGGTTCCATCTACACCATCCCGGTCACCCTCCACCGCGGTCACCTGGACACCTTCCTCATCCGTCGCCTCGACCTGCCGTACCGCGACATTGACTGGACCGGGTGGCATGATCTGCTCGACCGGGTCAACAACCACACCCGGGAGATCACGGTCGGCATCGTGGGCAAGTACATCGACCTGCCTGATGCCTACCTGTCGGTGGTGGAGGCCATCCGGGCTGCCGGTTATGCCCACCACACCCGCGCCACCATCTCCTGGATCGCCTCCGATGACTGCCAGACACCGGAACAGGCCGCAGTGGCTCTGGCGGGTCTGGATGCCATCGTCATCCCCGGGGGATTCGGCATCCGTGGCATTGAGGGCAAGATCGGCGCCGTCACCTACGCCCGGGAACACCGCGTCCCGTTGCTCGGTCTGTGCCTGGGTCTGCAGTGCGTGGTCATAGAGGCGGCCCGCCAGGCAGGCCTGACCCAGGCCTCATCCACGGAGTTTGATCCAGACACCACCCAGCCCGTGATCGCCACCATGGCGGAGCAGCGGGCAGCAGTATCGGGCCAGGCTGATCTGGGTGGCACGATGCGACTGGGTGCCTACCCGGCGCGCCTGCAACCCGGATCACTCACCGCGCAGCTCTACGGCACGGTGGAGGTCTCTGAACGGCATCGGCACCGCTTTGAGGTCAACACCGCCTATCTGCCCCAGATCGAGGAGAACTCCGGTCTGGTATTTTCCGGCACCTCTCCTGATGGTCACCTGGTGGAGTTCGTGGAATACCCCACGGACATCCATCCCTTCCTGGTGGCCACGCAGGCGCATCCGGAGTATAAATCACGGCCCACCCTCGCCCATCCGCTATTTAAAGGCCTGGTCAGCGCGGCACTTGCGTGATCCTGATGTGGTCGTGTCCACCCCTGCCTTTACAATGTGGGCATTATGACTACCGCAGGCACACATGAGTTCACCGTTACTGATTCCGAGTTGTTGATCCAGTCGCCGATCCTGGCCGTCCGCAAAGATACGCTCATCATGCCGGGAGGGGGCAAGGCCACCCGTGAGATCGTCGAGCACTTCGGTGCGGTGGCGATCGTGGCGTTCGATGGGGAGAATATCGCGCTGGTGAGGCAGTACCGCCACTGCGTGCAGGATCGGCTGTGGGAACTGCCCGCGGGCCTGCTCGACATCGCCGATGAGGATGCCCTCACCGGTGCCCGGCGTGAGCTGGTGGAGGAAGCCGGATTGGAGGCGGGGGACTGGTCGGTGCTCACCGATCTGATCACCTCACCTGGTTTCTGTGATGAGGCGGTGCGGGTCTACCTCGCCCGTGATCTCACACGGGTGGAGCAGCCCCCTGCCGACGGCGATGAGGAGGCTGACATGACCATGCAGTGGTTCCCGCTCACCACGGCCCGGGACATGGTGTTCAGTGGCGGGATCGTCAATTCCATCGCCATCGCGGGCATCCTCGCCGCTGATGCGGTGATTGCGGGTCGCGTTGGTGCGCGGGGCACGGATGCACCGTTCCGATTCCGGCCGACGGCGCTGGCGGAGCGTCGTAAAGCAGCCGGCATCACGCCGGATATGAAGAAGCTGTGAAGGTACGCGAGGTTGCGCGGACCTGGTTGACGCATCTGGCGGTGGAGCGTGGTTTGTCGCAGAACACGCTGAGCAGTTACCGGCGGGATATCAACCGTTATTGCGACTGGCTGGAGTCCGCGCGGATTGCTGATATCGGTGCGGTGAACACGGCGGATGTGGAAGCGTATGTGATGGATCTGCGGCGTGGCGTTGAGGGCCGGGCGCCGTTGTCGGCGTCCTCGGCCGGGCGCGCGCTCATTGTGGCCCGCGGCCTGCACAAATTCGCACTTTCTGAAGGTCATGTGGGCGTGGATGTTGCAGCCGATGTGTCTCCGCCGGCTACTGGACGCCACCTGCCGGATACCCTGAGTGTGGACGAGGTGGCCAGGCTCATCCATGCCATCCCCACCTCTGATATCGCCACGCCCGTGGATATCCGTGACCGCGCGCTGGTGGAGATCCTCTACGGCACCGGGGCACGCATCTCGGAAGCGACCGGGCTGATGGTGGATGATGTGGCCCATGCGCCGGAGGTGCTGCGTATCACCGGTAAGGGATCCAGGCAGCGGCTGGTGCCCTATGGATCGATGGCGCAGGCAGCCGTGGAGGACTACCTGGTTCGTGCGCGACCAGGTTTGAGCAAGGGAAAATCCCACGCGTTGTTCCTCAACCAGCGCGGTGGCCCGCTGTCACGGCAGTCAGCCTGGGCGGCGTTGAAGAAAGCCACCGACCGCGCCGGCCTGAAGAAGGACATCTCACCGCACACCCTCCGGCATTCCTTCGCCACCCATCTGCTTGAGGGTGGCGCCGATGTCCGCGTGGTTCAGGAACTGTTGGGGCACTCCTCGGTGACCACCACGCAGATCTACACCCATGTCACCGCCGAGAACCTGCGCCAGGTGTGGAGGTCCGCGCACCCCAGGGCATGAAGCATCACCCGAGATGTATCCGGTTCCAGTGCTCGGTGTCACGCAGTAACTGCCGGTCATGGGTGACCAGGACCACCGCCGCCGGGGTGTCATGCAGGGCTTCGGTGAGCTGGTCCACCAGGTGCATGGAGAGGTGGTTGGTGGGTTCATCGAAAAGGAGCAGCTGGGGGTCTGTGGCCAGGATGGTGGCCAGGTCAACTCTGCGCCTTTGCCCCATGGACATCTCGGTATATTTCTTCCTGGCGGCTTCCGGTGAGAGCAGTCCAAAACGGATGGCGGCTTCCCCTGCTTTACCTACCTCACCCGATGCGGGGCTGTCTGGGGCCCGGATGGACTCCTGGGTCAGGTAGCCGATGCGGGCATGATGTGAGACGGTCCCGGTACTGGGTGGGTATAGTCCAGCGAGAAGATCCAGCAGTGTGGTTTTGCCTGCGCCGTTGGCCCCGGTGATCACATACCGGTCGCCGGAGGTGATCTCCAGGGGATGGGGCAGGCTGAGACGGTTAACCACGGTCAAGTCAGAGCACCTGATAAGTGTGGCTCCAGGGCGTACCTTCAGATCCGGGAAATCCAGCTCCAGCGGAGGGTGGGGCATGGGCACCGGAGCGGCATCCACCGCTGCCTGTGCCCTTTTCACTGCCTGCACCACACCCGGTGCGCGGGAGGCTCTGGTGTGTTTACCGGTTCCTTTCGGGGGCCGCCAGGCGGTATCCACGCGGCGGCGGGCCTCTTCGAGGTCGTCTGCGAGGCGTTCTCTCAGCCGTTGTTGATCGCGGTGGTCCTGCCTCCATCGCCCGAGCATGGCCTGACGGGAGTGGTGGTACTGGTCAAAGCCGTCACCGTGGATACGCGGGCTGCCATCTGGTGTCGGATCGAGATCGACGATGGTATCGGCGACATCCCGGACAAGCGCCCGGTCATGGGATACCACGATCACCACTCCCTTGTGCCTTTTTATGGAGTCGGTGAGGAATTCCAGGGCTTCGTGATCGAGGTGGTTGGTCGGTTCGTCGAGAAGCACCACGTCATAATCGCCGCCGAGGATGCACGCCAGGCGGACGCGGTAACGCTGGCCCACTGACATCTCCTCCAGTAAATGGCCGGGTTCGGTGAGGGCACTCAGCGCCTGCAGGGCGATCCCGATGCGGCGTTTCGCACTCCAGGCGTCAAGTGACTCGGCCACACCGAGGGCATCGGCGAAAGCGCTCTCAGCCCCCGGGGCACCGTCTGTGAGAGCCATGGTTGCCTGTTCCAGCGTGGACAAAGCTGTCAGTGATGGGCCAATGGCATCTTTGGTGAGATCGCCAATGGTCATGCCCGGTTCGGCAGGCAGATGCTGGTGTGCGATAGCGAGGTGCCCGTGCACATCGACGGTGCCAGCTGATGGTGCCAGGTCACCGGTGATGGTGGCCAGGAGGGATGATTTACCGCGGCCGTTCTCGCCGAGGATGGCGACGCAGCGGCCTGCGGTGGCAGTGAGGTCAAGGCCGGTGAAAAGTGTGGTGCCGGCGCGGGCCACGGAGAGTCCGCGGACAGTGACATGGGGGAGCCCGGAATGCGGGGTGGGGTGGGACATGGTGAAACTTCCTGTGTTCTAAGGGTTGCTGAACCCGGCCCCCGCGTGGCCGCCGGACTGGAGAGTCCGTGTGCGGCCGAGGGATCGGGGCTTGGTGAGGGGGAGTTCAGCAACTCCTACAGGAAGTACAAATGCATGTGGCTGAATCTAACATCGGGTCGCGGTCGGCGGCAAGAGGGGGATCGCATAGCTGCTCGGCGGTCAAGCTTTAAGGGTTGACAAACTTTCAAAGCTCAGCGGACTCGGCGTGTATGCCACACGAAACCGGAAGTCGGATCTATCGTGCATGTAGTGTGGTCACAGCAGCTAATGACAGGTGGGTAATTAAGCACACCACCGACCTGGAGTGACCGGAACGTCCACCGCAGGGCCAAAGTAGAACACCTAAGTCAAGGAAGAAGGTTTGACTGTGAGCGATTCGGGGAAAAGCAACACTCCAAAGGGTGAAGTGGGCTTGACTGGACGCCCCGTGCGCGAACTGCCCGAACCGGCAAAGCTTGATAAACACGGGCCTGGCACCATCATCGCGATGGCCAACCAGAAAGGTGGCGTGGGTAAAACCACCTCCACAATCAACCTCGGGGCCTGCCTGGCTGAGGCCGGCCGCAAGGTGCTGCTGGTGGATCTGGATCCCCAGGGTGCACTCACCGCGGGGATCGGTGTGCATTATGAGGATGTGGATCTCACGATCTATGACGTGATGATTGACAACAACACCACCATCCATCAGGCCATCCACACCACCGGTGTGCCGGGCCTTGATGTGGTGCCTGCGAATATCGATCTGTCTGCGGCCGAGATCCAGCTGGTCAATGAGGTGGGCCGTGAACAGGTACTGGCACGCGCCCTGCGACCGGTGGTCAATGATTATGACTTCATCATCCTGGATTGCCAGCCCTCCCTGGGGCTGCTCACCGTCAATGCTCTTGCCTGTGCACACGGTGTCATAATCCCCATGGAATGTGAGTACTTCTCGCTGCGTGGCCTGGCTCTACTGACCGATACCGTGGAGAAGGTGGCCGATCGCCTCAACTTTGATCTGGAGATCCTCGGCATCCTGGTCACCATGTTTGACCGCCGCACCTCCCACGCCCGTGAGGTAATGTCACGGGTGGTCGAGGTGTTCGAGGACCGTGTCTTTGACACCGTGATCACCCGCACCGTCCGTTTCCCGGAAACCTCCGTCGCCGGCGAACCGATCATCACCTGGGCGCCCTCGTCACAGGGGGCGGCCCAGTACCGGAACCTGGCCAAGGAAGTTATCGCCCGCGCCCAGGGACGCTAACCGCCATAATGATTCACCCTGATCCGGACAGTGCCGGTTTCCAGGTGCGCCTGTCCAACTTTGAGGGACCCTTCGACCTGCTCCTGCAGCTGATCACGAAGAAGAAGCTGGATGTCACAGAGATCGCCCTGTCGGAGGTCACTGATGAGTTCATCGCCTACACACGTCAACTCGGCAAAACCAGCGATCTGGATGAAGTCACCGAGTTCCTCGTTGTGGCCGCAACACTGTTGGATCTGAAGACAGCGCGCCTGCTCCCACGGGGTGTGGTCACCGATGAGGAAGACCTGGAGCTGCTCGAGGTCCGCGACCTTCTCTTCGCCAGGCTTCTGCAATACCGGGCCTATAAGCAGGTGGCGGAGCTGTTTACCCGGTGGCAATATGATGCGCGGCGCCGTTATCCGCGTGCGGTGTCCCTGGAACCGCAGTTTGCCAACCTGTTGCCACCGGTGGCGCTCGGCCACACAGCACAGAGTTTCGCTGAGATGGCCGCAGTGGTGTTCCGTCCGAAGCCACCGCCGACGGTCTCCACCGATCACATCCACCGGGTGGAGGTGTCAGTTCCGGAACAGGCGGGACGGATCCTGGATACCCTCAAACTCGCCGGTGCGGAACATTTTCTCACCTTCCAGCTGCTGACCGGGGACTGCACCACCTCCATGGAGGTCATCGGCAGGTTCCTGGCTCTGCTTGAGCTTTATAAAGCCCGCGCGGTGGAAGCTGAACAGGATCAACCACTCGGAGAGCTCAGGGTCGCGTGGACCGGTATCGAGGTGGACCCGGCCGTGGTGGCGGCGACGAACTGGGAATAAAGAGCTGGCCGTGGTGAGCCGGCAGACCTTCATGCCCGGTCCACCCGACCAGCACGTGCTTGTTAAGGGCGCTCAATGAGGAACTTGAGGGTCTCCTCGTCCAGGTCGCGGTCTGCGTAGATGCGCACGTTGGGCTCCTCTGGGTTGTCCTCGGTCCCTATGCGGCGGCCCTCCCATACCTGCTTGAGTCCCAGCTTCTCCAGGATCCTGAAGGATGCCGGGTGGTTGGTGGTGACCCTGGCGGTCAGTGGAATGGCGGTGTCGATGCGCTGGGTGGCG is a window from the Corynebacterium faecale genome containing:
- a CDS encoding class I SAM-dependent methyltransferase, translated to MLPLVADTTSGWMYLQVPAAARLLKHRYRTRLIPITPDQFATEDLLTWEHNGVAGSARWWSANDRAAPKKLVAVDDRLSTAQAMKYAAQGIAMLWLGDFHNAKQILSAIDRRLAKGRGRSAAQPAVTDAEEFYRIRQARAQRSRMMSLILVPLTFDAQSGSAVLPLPRAPHVDPAVEFGYEQRRSSGDVGAVVSLQELIGVQGAYQWFLNGVDVPALNAKIHPHYGTFLPTRHEYVDLVAQAPLNNRDLAFDIGTGTGVLAAVLVNRGVKKVLGTDLSQRAVDCANDNFTRLGVQGTAEAQLTSMFPAGRAPLIICNPPWLPGSATTTLDAAVYDPGSKMLLQFLAGLPHHLTDDGEGWLILSDLAELLGLRSRQMLLDAIDEAGLHVIDRLDTTPTHRRAKDSSDPLHVARSKEVTSLWRLQVKEPVPRR
- the steA gene encoding putative cytokinetic ring protein SteA, with the protein product MGSMSLFNRKADLPGLVGATRLCTPEGKGIKRLSQGDLAIIDAPDLDRAFAQRLLAARPAAVLNVSRFTTGSVPNFGPQLLLDGGIHLIEGFDSDILTTLKEGKKGRLTDDGKLYYGERLVASGAPVTETAAVEAFVDAQQSLVDHMEAYFGNTIQFIHSEAPLLIDGIGIPNSGANLEGRKVLIASPGNNHRTKLKELRNFIREYDPVLIGVDGAADTLVELGYKPALIVGNPTGIGADALRSGAHVILPAEPDGHAEGLERIQDLGIGAMTFPAAVSSATDLALLLADYHNAEMIVNVGAPLDLDAVFAGVETATPASLLARSKAGTKLVDADIIANLYTVRTSGSLAWLWALLGILVALAVIIVIAGTSGDGSFTDNLIDTWNSFALMVQGLFN
- a CDS encoding copper transporter → MAKTRGRGALAVAGIAIGVALGTAFGTYILAPNLPENSDPNAPGSADFAAAEQRADVNEVQAAQADSVIGHIVEDLVAGQLQDRPVLLMHTTDAEQSDIDDVAWLLQRAGALNAGRIQLEEQFFSQDSADQLKSIVANTLPAGAQLSETQLDPGTHAGEALGSGLLLNPESGEPQASTAERALLLNALRDTGFITYEDGTILPGQVVVLITGDSEGSGDESFAAETQALFARALDSRGTGMVVAGRIHTATDTGVIGRLRANPDAVENVSTVDSVDRTWGKMATVLSARDELADRSGAYGSAASAEAASPKLDGVTPPREAEVPVE
- a CDS encoding CTP synthase, with product MSITRTPQSRTAKHVFVTGGVVSSLGKGLTAASLGQLLIARGLNVTMQKLDPYLNVDPGTMNPFEHGEVFVTEDGAETDLDLGHYERFLDRSLTATANVTTGRVYSTVIAKERRGEYLGRTVQVIPHITDEIKARILAMGEPDESGAVPDVVISEIGGTVGDIESQPFLEAARQVRHEIGRDNCLFIHCSLVPYLATSGELKTKPTQHSVAQLRSVGILPDALVLRSDREVPEPLKNKIALMCDVDLDGVVSCPDAGSIYTIPVTLHRGHLDTFLIRRLDLPYRDIDWTGWHDLLDRVNNHTREITVGIVGKYIDLPDAYLSVVEAIRAAGYAHHTRATISWIASDDCQTPEQAAVALAGLDAIVIPGGFGIRGIEGKIGAVTYAREHRVPLLGLCLGLQCVVIEAARQAGLTQASSTEFDPDTTQPVIATMAEQRAAVSGQADLGGTMRLGAYPARLQPGSLTAQLYGTVEVSERHRHRFEVNTAYLPQIEENSGLVFSGTSPDGHLVEFVEYPTDIHPFLVATQAHPEYKSRPTLAHPLFKGLVSAALA
- a CDS encoding NUDIX domain-containing protein; translated protein: MTTAGTHEFTVTDSELLIQSPILAVRKDTLIMPGGGKATREIVEHFGAVAIVAFDGENIALVRQYRHCVQDRLWELPAGLLDIADEDALTGARRELVEEAGLEAGDWSVLTDLITSPGFCDEAVRVYLARDLTRVEQPPADGDEEADMTMQWFPLTTARDMVFSGGIVNSIAIAGILAADAVIAGRVGARGTDAPFRFRPTALAERRKAAGITPDMKKL
- the xerD gene encoding site-specific tyrosine recombinase XerD yields the protein MKVREVARTWLTHLAVERGLSQNTLSSYRRDINRYCDWLESARIADIGAVNTADVEAYVMDLRRGVEGRAPLSASSAGRALIVARGLHKFALSEGHVGVDVAADVSPPATGRHLPDTLSVDEVARLIHAIPTSDIATPVDIRDRALVEILYGTGARISEATGLMVDDVAHAPEVLRITGKGSRQRLVPYGSMAQAAVEDYLVRARPGLSKGKSHALFLNQRGGPLSRQSAWAALKKATDRAGLKKDISPHTLRHSFATHLLEGGADVRVVQELLGHSSVTTTQIYTHVTAENLRQVWRSAHPRA
- a CDS encoding ABC-F family ATP-binding cassette domain-containing protein; translated protein: MSHPTPHSGLPHVTVRGLSVARAGTTLFTGLDLTATAGRCVAILGENGRGKSSLLATITGDLAPSAGTVDVHGHLAIAHQHLPAEPGMTIGDLTKDAIGPSLTALSTLEQATMALTDGAPGAESAFADALGVAESLDAWSAKRRIGIALQALSALTEPGHLLEEMSVGQRYRVRLACILGGDYDVVLLDEPTNHLDHEALEFLTDSIKRHKGVVIVVSHDRALVRDVADTIVDLDPTPDGSPRIHGDGFDQYHHSRQAMLGRWRQDHRDQQRLRERLADDLEEARRRVDTAWRPPKGTGKHTRASRAPGVVQAVKRAQAAVDAAPVPMPHPPLELDFPDLKVRPGATLIRCSDLTVVNRLSLPHPLEITSGDRYVITGANGAGKTTLLDLLAGLYPPSTGTVSHHARIGYLTQESIRAPDSPASGEVGKAGEAAIRFGLLSPEAARKKYTEMSMGQRRRVDLATILATDPQLLLFDEPTNHLSMHLVDQLTEALHDTPAAVVLVTHDRQLLRDTEHWNRIHLG
- a CDS encoding ParA family protein — encoded protein: MSDSGKSNTPKGEVGLTGRPVRELPEPAKLDKHGPGTIIAMANQKGGVGKTTSTINLGACLAEAGRKVLLVDLDPQGALTAGIGVHYEDVDLTIYDVMIDNNTTIHQAIHTTGVPGLDVVPANIDLSAAEIQLVNEVGREQVLARALRPVVNDYDFIILDCQPSLGLLTVNALACAHGVIIPMECEYFSLRGLALLTDTVEKVADRLNFDLEILGILVTMFDRRTSHAREVMSRVVEVFEDRVFDTVITRTVRFPETSVAGEPIITWAPSSQGAAQYRNLAKEVIARAQGR
- a CDS encoding segregation and condensation protein A; translation: MIHPDPDSAGFQVRLSNFEGPFDLLLQLITKKKLDVTEIALSEVTDEFIAYTRQLGKTSDLDEVTEFLVVAATLLDLKTARLLPRGVVTDEEDLELLEVRDLLFARLLQYRAYKQVAELFTRWQYDARRRYPRAVSLEPQFANLLPPVALGHTAQSFAEMAAVVFRPKPPPTVSTDHIHRVEVSVPEQAGRILDTLKLAGAEHFLTFQLLTGDCTTSMEVIGRFLALLELYKARAVEAEQDQPLGELRVAWTGIEVDPAVVAATNWE